From a region of the Bacteroidia bacterium genome:
- a CDS encoding hydantoinase/oxoprolinase family protein yields the protein MRYKVGIDIGGTFTDLIAVSDTGDTMVHKTLSTPVDPSLGFINGLREVAEMKGQSFESFIASIDTIVHGTTVATNALLTLRGAKTALVTTDGFRDALEMRRGIREEQFNNHYRNVEPLAPRHLRFTVKERVDSEGKILQKLRENDLKDIVRKLKDEAVESVAVCFMNSYKNARHEEQTVRYLRKHLSGVFITASFEVLPSIRFYERVSTTAVSAFVGPIVSRYIDNLQEKLTGIAFKGSLLIMQSNGGVVSPQEVKKNPAVTVLSGPAAAPTAGAFYSALFGYGNCITVDMGGTSFDAALVIDNNCVTGTQGSINRYRIALPSLDIITIGAGGGSIGWLNEGGLLQMGPQSAGAMPGPACYERGGTVPACTDADLVLGYLNPDFFAGGKLKLNKSKAEEAIRKHLADKLKLSVLDTAAGMFRIINSNMAQGVRQISLERGFDPREFLFIVAGGAGSIHASEICKELEIPMFLVPNVSSIFCAAGMLLGDLKHDYIRSCYSSFDALERRTFLALFEEMRKEGEATLKAEGITADKCSFLPTIDMRYFGQYHEVQLDCEWEDITGFRLNEIFDKFHKEHNRQFGYSLRDEGTPMELINLRLRVVGHNERPRFQSDKSGSQGKTAVLKEHREAYIPETKRMSKVPVYDGDAPVPGVVIKGPCIIEKVTTSVFVSMSYDCITDQFGSFLVYDNKKFSGDISLQTFTR from the coding sequence ATTGCAAGCATCGACACAATTGTTCACGGAACTACAGTGGCCACCAACGCATTGTTGACGTTGCGGGGAGCCAAAACCGCGCTCGTTACAACGGATGGCTTCCGGGATGCGCTGGAGATGCGCCGGGGGATTCGCGAAGAGCAATTCAATAATCATTACAGAAATGTTGAGCCGCTCGCACCCCGTCATTTGCGTTTTACCGTGAAAGAGCGGGTGGACTCTGAAGGAAAGATTCTGCAGAAGCTGCGTGAAAACGATTTAAAGGATATTGTACGTAAGCTAAAGGACGAGGCAGTGGAGTCAGTTGCAGTGTGCTTTATGAATTCTTACAAGAACGCACGGCATGAAGAACAGACAGTGCGTTATCTCCGCAAACATCTCTCCGGAGTCTTTATCACAGCATCGTTCGAGGTGCTTCCTTCCATTCGGTTTTATGAGCGCGTGAGCACCACTGCGGTTAGTGCATTCGTTGGTCCCATTGTCTCCCGGTATATAGATAATTTACAGGAAAAGCTTACAGGCATTGCCTTCAAGGGCTCGTTACTGATCATGCAGTCAAATGGCGGCGTGGTTTCTCCGCAGGAAGTGAAGAAAAATCCGGCCGTTACAGTGCTTTCCGGCCCTGCGGCTGCACCTACCGCCGGCGCATTTTATTCCGCTTTATTCGGATATGGGAATTGTATTACGGTGGATATGGGCGGCACGAGTTTCGATGCTGCGTTGGTTATCGACAATAACTGCGTTACCGGTACGCAGGGGTCCATCAATCGTTACCGCATCGCTTTACCCTCTCTGGATATTATTACCATTGGTGCGGGTGGAGGAAGCATAGGATGGTTGAACGAAGGGGGCTTGTTACAGATGGGTCCTCAGAGCGCAGGGGCAATGCCAGGGCCGGCCTGTTATGAAAGGGGAGGAACAGTGCCCGCATGTACAGATGCAGACCTGGTACTTGGATATCTGAACCCTGATTTCTTCGCCGGCGGAAAGCTGAAGCTCAACAAAAGCAAAGCGGAGGAGGCGATTAGAAAACACCTTGCTGACAAACTGAAATTGTCTGTATTGGATACCGCGGCTGGTATGTTCCGGATTATCAATAGCAATATGGCTCAGGGGGTGCGGCAGATCTCTCTGGAAAGAGGATTCGATCCCCGTGAGTTTCTGTTCATCGTGGCAGGAGGCGCAGGCTCAATCCATGCATCTGAAATATGCAAGGAGCTTGAAATTCCAATGTTCCTTGTTCCCAATGTTTCTTCTATCTTTTGTGCGGCAGGTATGTTGCTGGGAGACCTGAAGCACGATTATATTCGCTCTTGTTATTCTTCATTCGATGCACTCGAGCGCCGAACCTTTCTCGCGTTGTTTGAAGAAATGAGAAAGGAGGGAGAAGCTACATTGAAAGCGGAAGGTATCACCGCTGACAAATGTTCCTTTCTTCCAACAATCGATATGCGCTATTTCGGACAGTATCATGAGGTTCAGCTGGATTGCGAATGGGAGGACATTACCGGATTCAGACTGAATGAAATTTTTGATAAGTTCCACAAAGAGCATAACCGACAGTTCGGATACTCCCTGCGCGATGAAGGAACCCCGATGGAACTTATCAATCTTCGGCTTAGGGTAGTGGGACATAACGAAAGGCCCCGCTTCCAGAGCGATAAGAGCGGATCTCAGGGAAAGACTGCCGTGCTTAAGGAGCATCGTGAAGCATACATTCCCGAAACAAAAAGAATGAGTAAGGTGCCGGTCTACGATGGAGACGCTCCCGTTCCGGGGGTAGTAATTAAAGGACCCTGTATCATCGAAAAAGTTACAACTTCTGTTTTCGTCAGCATGAGTTACGATTGCATCACAGATCAGTTCGGCTCCTTTCTGGTATATGATAACAAGAAGTTTTCAGGCGATATTTCATTACAAACATTTACGCGCTAG
- a CDS encoding hydantoinase B/oxoprolinase family protein, translated as MAVDAILVSIFQRAFKSITDEMSISLTKTTRSPILCEAKDFVTGLYDASGQMLEQTENLPILSFSLGPVCKEIIKQYGDDIHEGDVIIHNDVFSMGNQNNDVAIFKPIFFRNTLVGWSAAKGHQADIGGAVQGGYNPGATEVWQEALRIPAVKIYEKGKLRKDVWTLIFANIRLQIVQEDIKAQIGACTLGERRLSAFVEKYGLDVFHAHTNALFDSTEKMMRAEIRKIPGGVYEGKSMVYYDGKHKGSRFPIRVKIIVKGDDITFDFSKSSPQTKGFVNGTYTSTCSAITLTFLQIVNPNLPHNEGMIKPLHYIVPEGTILNASYPAATTFGNHLCPQVADSIFKALGPAAPDRITAGWNHLLCSLFTGIHPRNGMKYVDICFLGMKGGSGALQGNDGYDHIGMIDASGGVLDQDYEMYEQQTPHLIQQHEYLCDSGGVGTWRGGLGTITRILLRGGNTTMVVFGDGDVEPNYGLFGGKGSLLNKIELKYPSGKKIVPMSKDIINGIPDKTLYVQVAGGGGGFGNPKRRDREQVRKDVKNDVVSKKAARNLYGLKNI; from the coding sequence ATGGCCGTTGACGCAATCCTTGTATCGATTTTTCAGCGAGCTTTCAAGTCCATTACGGATGAAATGAGCATTTCACTGACAAAGACTACCCGCTCTCCCATCCTGTGCGAGGCGAAGGACTTCGTTACCGGGCTTTATGATGCTTCCGGACAAATGCTGGAACAGACAGAAAACCTTCCTATTCTTTCTTTCTCGCTGGGTCCCGTATGCAAGGAAATTATTAAACAATACGGAGACGATATTCATGAAGGAGATGTCATTATTCATAATGACGTTTTCTCGATGGGGAATCAGAATAATGATGTAGCTATTTTTAAACCTATTTTCTTCCGAAATACCCTCGTTGGCTGGAGTGCGGCGAAAGGCCACCAGGCCGATATCGGCGGAGCGGTTCAGGGAGGCTACAATCCGGGCGCAACCGAGGTATGGCAGGAAGCGTTACGCATCCCTGCTGTGAAAATCTATGAAAAAGGGAAACTCAGAAAAGATGTTTGGACGTTGATTTTTGCGAACATACGCCTTCAGATAGTACAAGAGGACATCAAAGCCCAGATTGGCGCCTGTACACTCGGGGAACGCAGGCTTTCTGCTTTTGTTGAAAAATATGGTCTGGATGTTTTCCATGCGCATACCAATGCCTTGTTTGATAGCACAGAAAAAATGATGCGCGCTGAGATCAGAAAAATTCCCGGTGGGGTGTATGAAGGGAAAAGCATGGTTTACTATGACGGCAAACACAAAGGCTCCCGCTTTCCCATCCGCGTAAAAATAATTGTGAAAGGTGATGATATTACGTTTGATTTTTCTAAATCCTCTCCACAGACCAAGGGCTTTGTGAACGGAACGTATACTTCTACCTGTTCCGCTATTACGCTTACATTCCTTCAGATTGTTAATCCGAACCTCCCGCATAATGAGGGCATGATTAAGCCCCTGCATTATATCGTTCCTGAAGGAACTATTCTGAATGCTTCGTATCCTGCGGCTACTACTTTCGGAAATCACCTCTGCCCTCAGGTGGCAGATTCAATTTTTAAAGCGCTGGGTCCTGCCGCGCCGGATCGTATAACTGCCGGCTGGAATCATCTTCTTTGCTCCCTTTTTACCGGAATTCATCCGCGTAACGGCATGAAGTATGTAGACATTTGCTTCCTCGGAATGAAGGGTGGAAGCGGGGCGCTGCAGGGAAACGACGGGTATGATCACATCGGGATGATTGATGCTTCCGGTGGTGTGCTGGATCAGGATTATGAGATGTATGAGCAGCAAACTCCTCACCTTATCCAGCAGCACGAATACCTTTGTGATTCCGGAGGTGTTGGTACCTGGCGTGGTGGATTAGGAACCATTACGAGAATTCTTCTTCGTGGAGGTAATACCACGATGGTGGTCTTCGGAGACGGAGATGTAGAACCAAATTATGGTTTATTCGGTGGGAAAGGCAGCCTGTTAAATAAAATTGAACTCAAATATCCCTCCGGGAAGAAAATTGTCCCAATGAGTAAAGACATTATTAACGGGATACCGGATAAAACACTCTATGTGCAGGTGGCCGGAGGTGGAGGTGGGTTTGGAAATCCGAAACGCAGAGACAGAGAACAGGTTCGAAAGGATGTGAAGAATGATGTAGTGAGCAAGAAGGCAGCCAGGAATCTTTATGGGCTGAAAAATATATAA